A genomic region of Pseudochaenichthys georgianus chromosome 12, fPseGeo1.2, whole genome shotgun sequence contains the following coding sequences:
- the cdc37l1 gene encoding hsp90 co-chaperone Cdc37-like 1 isoform X2: MEWLGNSALLHDEESSSDPAPAANGFSGVHPHQSPLSHRCDCAMASLCQGRCVKASIVSSWRLAEAQDQLCSLGVHSSESLEQERARTMASPTELTHTEEQWRRKESMLGGQEPSRSPVLGAASSWDVFDKSIINVQHLPEDMDQEKCKTFLQKFDQELRHFGMLHRWDDSQRFLAEMPQIICEETANYLILWCMRLQQEGKEALMEQVAHQAVVMRFILEMASTSQQDPRGCFRHFFHKAKEGQDVYLEVFHSELEAFKQRVRESALGSRCDALHNVEPQQSDTNCRVKPKEALDSFPIVSEYPKKRYIEDGLWTSTGRWTKDDAAETDDMRMMETS, translated from the exons ATGGAGTGGCTTGGTAACAGCGCTTTACTTCATGATGAAGAGTCGAGCAGTGACCCAGCTCCAGCAGCCAACGGCTTCAGCGGTGTTCATCCTCACCAG TCACCGTTGTCGCACCGCTGTGATTGTGCCATGGCGTCGCTGTGTCAGGGCCGCTGTGTGAAAGCCTCCATCGTGTCCAGCTGGAGACTGGCTGAGGCCCAGGATCAGCTCTGCTCCCTGGGCGTCCACAGCTCGGAGTCCCTGGAGCAGGAGCGTGCTCGGACAATGGCCTCCCCCACCGAACTCACGCACACTGAGGAGCAGTGGCGCCGCAAGGAGAGCATGCTGGGAGGTCAGGAGCCCAGCCGCAGTCCTGTGCTCGGAGCTGCCAGTAGTTGGGACGTTTTTGATAAG AGTATTATCAATGTTCAACATCTCCCTGAAGATATGGATCAGGAAAAGTGCAAGACGTTTCTTCAAAAGTTTGACCAAGAGCTCCGGCATTTTG GTATGTTACACAGATGGGATGACAGTCAACGATTCCTTGCAGAGATGCCTCAGATCATCTGTGAGGAGACGGCAAACTACTTAATTCTGTGGTGCATGAGACTACAGCAAGAAGGG AAAGAAGCCCTGATGGAGCAGGTGGCACACCAAGCTGTCGTCATGCGCTTCATCCTGGAGATGGCCTCGACCTCTCAGCAGGATCCAAGAGGCTGCTTCAGACACTTCTTCCACAAAGCCAAA GAAGGACAAGACGTCTACTTAGAAGTCTTCCATTCAGAGCTTGAGGCCTTCAAACAGAGAGTGAGAGAATCCGCACTCGGGTCCAGATGTGACGCACTCCATAATGTAGAACCACAACAAAGTGACACAAACTGCAGAGTTAAACCCAAAGAAGCCCTGGACTCGTTTCCTATA GTGTCTGAGTATCCCAAGAAGCGTTACATAGAGGACGGACTGTGGACAAGCACAGGGAGGTGGACAAAGGACGACGCTGCAGAAACGGACGATATGCGCATGATGGAGACCTCCTAG
- the cdc37l1 gene encoding hsp90 co-chaperone Cdc37-like 1 isoform X1 produces MEWLGNSALLHDEESSSDPAPAANGFSGVHPHQSPLSHRCDCAMASLCQGRCVKASIVSSWRLAEAQDQLCSLGVHSSESLEQERARTMASPTELTHTEEQWRRKESMLGGQEPSRSPVLGAASSWDVFDKSIINVQHLPEDMDQEKCKTFLQKFDQELRHFGMLHRWDDSQRFLAEMPQIICEETANYLILWCMRLQQEGKEALMEQVAHQAVVMRFILEMASTSQQDPRGCFRHFFHKAKEGQDVYLEVFHSELEAFKQRVRESALGSRCDALHNVEPQQSDTNCRVKPKEALDSFPIFQSASSLKYHLQADADSPAPAARLWQTTLPRSPAGTDWPSGGPGGCVYVWPERERERPYMYCCC; encoded by the exons ATGGAGTGGCTTGGTAACAGCGCTTTACTTCATGATGAAGAGTCGAGCAGTGACCCAGCTCCAGCAGCCAACGGCTTCAGCGGTGTTCATCCTCACCAG TCACCGTTGTCGCACCGCTGTGATTGTGCCATGGCGTCGCTGTGTCAGGGCCGCTGTGTGAAAGCCTCCATCGTGTCCAGCTGGAGACTGGCTGAGGCCCAGGATCAGCTCTGCTCCCTGGGCGTCCACAGCTCGGAGTCCCTGGAGCAGGAGCGTGCTCGGACAATGGCCTCCCCCACCGAACTCACGCACACTGAGGAGCAGTGGCGCCGCAAGGAGAGCATGCTGGGAGGTCAGGAGCCCAGCCGCAGTCCTGTGCTCGGAGCTGCCAGTAGTTGGGACGTTTTTGATAAG AGTATTATCAATGTTCAACATCTCCCTGAAGATATGGATCAGGAAAAGTGCAAGACGTTTCTTCAAAAGTTTGACCAAGAGCTCCGGCATTTTG GTATGTTACACAGATGGGATGACAGTCAACGATTCCTTGCAGAGATGCCTCAGATCATCTGTGAGGAGACGGCAAACTACTTAATTCTGTGGTGCATGAGACTACAGCAAGAAGGG AAAGAAGCCCTGATGGAGCAGGTGGCACACCAAGCTGTCGTCATGCGCTTCATCCTGGAGATGGCCTCGACCTCTCAGCAGGATCCAAGAGGCTGCTTCAGACACTTCTTCCACAAAGCCAAA GAAGGACAAGACGTCTACTTAGAAGTCTTCCATTCAGAGCTTGAGGCCTTCAAACAGAGAGTGAGAGAATCCGCACTCGGGTCCAGATGTGACGCACTCCATAATGTAGAACCACAACAAAGTGACACAAACTGCAGAGTTAAACCCAAAGAAGCCCTGGACTCGTTTCCTATA tttcagagcgcatcgagtttaaaataccatctacaagctgatgctgacagccccgctcctgccgcccgcttgtggcagaccacacttccacgctcaccggcaggcaccgactggccatcgggaggaccgggagggtgtgtgtatgtgtggcccgagcgagagagagagagaccttacatgtattgttgttgttag
- the nrarpa gene encoding notch-regulated ankyrin repeat-containing protein A, with product MSQADVSTCSAPQRVFQEAVKQGNTKELHSLLQNMTNCEFNVNSFGPEGQTALHQSVIDGNLELVKLLVKFGADIRLANREGWSALHIAAFGGHQDIVLYLITKAKYSSGAR from the coding sequence ATGAGCCAGGCGGATGTTTCGACTTGCTCCGCGCCGCAGAGGGTTTTCCAGGAGGCAGTGAAGCAGGGCAACACCAAGGAGCTGCACTCTTTGCTGCAGAACATGACAAACTGCGAGTTCAACGTCAACTCCTTCGGGCCTGAAGGGCAGACGGCCCTGCACCAGTCTGTCATTGACGGCAACCTGGAGCTGGTAAAACTGCTGGTGAAGTTTGGTGCAGACATCCGGCTGGCCAACAGGGAAGGGTGGAGCGCTTTACACATCGCCGCCTTCGGGGGCCACCAAGACATTGTGCTATACCTCATCACCAAGGCCAAGTACTCCTCTGGCGCCCGGTGA